Sequence from the Pseudomonas sp. 7SR1 genome:
TGCTGGCGGGGATTTCGGCCATCACCGCTGTGTTGTTGGCGGTCTGACACAGTGCGTAGCCCACGGTGGTCACCATGATCGTCGCGATGTAGCCGGTCGTTCCCAAAGACGCTGACAACAGCGTCAGCCCGACGCAGCCGAGCAGCATGATCGCCAGCCCGATCAACCGTATCGTGCCCGCGCCGAACCGGTCCACCAGGCGCCCGGCAGGCACCCCGCTCAACGCGGTTGTGGCGGGTCCGACGGCCAGGGCCAGCCCCACCTGGGTCGCCGGTAGGCCAAGGGCGATGGCCAGGTAGAACGGCCCCACCAGCAGGGTCGCCATCATCACCGTCGCCACCAGGGCGTTGGTGGCCAGGCCACCGACCATGGGGCGATCACGCAACAGCCCCAGGGGAATCAATGGCGATATGGCTTGCTTCTGGACCCGGATGAACAACCCCACGCACAGGGCGGCCAGCGCCAGCAAGGCGGCATGAGTCCCGTCGAAATGCCCGCGACCCTGGGTCATGGCCAGCGCGTAGGCGCCCAGGGCCATCGCCAGCAACACCGTGCCGGGGATATCGAAGCGGATGCTGTCGGTGCTGGTCGCGCTGGCGCGTGCAGGCAGGAAGCGCCAGGCGAGCAGCAGCGTCAGCAGCCCCAAGGGGACGTTCAGCAGGAAGATCGCCTGCCAGCCGAACCCCTCGATCAGCGTGCCCCCCAGGGAAGGGCCAAGGGCCGTACCCACCGCCGACAGGGTGCCCAGCAGCCCCATGGCGCTGCCGGTCCGGTCCTTGTCGACCAATTCGCCCACCAGGGCCAGGGTCAACGTCATCATGATGGCCGCCCCCAGGCCTTGAAAGGCTCGTCCCGCGACCAGCCACCCCAGGGACGGTGCGAGGCCGCACACGGCTGAGGCCAGGGTAAACAGCAGGATCCCGGCCAGCAGCAGTCTGCGTCGCCCCAGCAAGTCCCCCAGGCGCCCGACGCTGACGATCAAGGTGGTGATCGCCAGCAGATAAGCCAGCACCACCCATTGCACCGCCTGAAACGATGCATTCAGCCCGTGGGCCAGCGCCGGCAAGGCCACTGCAGCGACACTGGCGCCGAGAGAAGCCAGGAGCGTCGCCAGCGCAAGGCTGGACAGCGCCCAGCGTGGCCAGGCCGTGGTCCGAGGAGATGTGTCGAGTGGCGGGCACTGTTGCGTATTGACTGGCTTCATCGCGGTTCCTCTGTCTGCGGCTTTCCTGAAATGGAGCTGTCAGAACGGTACGCCCAGGCTTAACATGGCGGAAGACGCAGCATTTGCACTTTATAGCTGCATACGACGCCATCTCTTAGTACAGGGCCGTGCGAATGTCCGTTCCAGACCTCAACCTGCTGATCACCCTCGATGCATTGCTGTCGGAGGGCAGTGTGGCCCGTGCCGCCAAGCGGCTGCGGCTCAGCCCGTCGGCGATGAGCCGGGCACTGGCACGGTTGCGGGACACCTTGGCAGACCCGCTGCTGGTGCGGGCCGGGCGAGGGTTGGTCCCCACGCCACGGGCGCTGGCGTTGCGCGAGCAGGTCGCACAGTTGGTACAGGATGCCCAGGCTGTGCTGCGCCCCGTGCAGATTCCGGACCTGCGACGGTTGAGCCGGACCTTCACCTTGCGCACCCGTGAAGGGTTCGTGGAAAACTTCGCGGCGGACCTCATCGCCCGCATCGCCGAGCAGGCGCCTGGCGTGCGGTTGCGCTTCGTGGATAAGGCCAACAAGGACAGCACGGCCCTGCGCGAGGGCAGCGTGGACCTGGAAACCGCTGTCGTGGACCAGGACACCGGCCCCGAATTGAGAACCCAGGCGTTGTTCACAGACCGTTTCGTCGGGGTGGTGCGCGTGGGGCATCCGCTGAGCCTGGCCCAGGTCAGCGTCGCCGACTACGTGGCGGGCGGGCATATCGGGGTTTCCCTGCGCGACCTCGATCACGGCCCCATCGACCGCGCGCTGGCAGCGTCGAACCTGTCGCGAGACATCGCTATCACGGTCCCCGGGTTTTCCACGGCCCTGGGGCTTGCCGGTGCCAGCGACCTGATCGCCACCGTGCCCGAACGCTACACCGAGCGGCTTCGCGTCGGCTTGCACAGTTTTGCGCTGCCGTTTGCGGTGCCGTCCTTCACGATAGCCATGCTCTGGCACCCACGGATGGAGGCCGACCCCGGGCATCGTTGGCTTCGAGGTTGCCTGCGAGAAGTCTGCGCGGCGAAAGTCGGTGAACACGAAAAGCCTTGATGCTCCTTACATGCGTTGAAAACCGCCTCGCCTGACCTTCGTCCCAAGAGTTTTCGTAGAGTGCTTGGTAGATATTGATTAATAGCGTTTCGCTGGCACTTAGTTGTTGAAACTGCGACGGGTTTCGCCAAGTCGTGTTTATCGATATTTAATATTTAAATAGGATTTTGTCCGACAATCCTAAACGAAATTCGATAAGCGCCCGTATTAACGGGGACAGCGCCGCGTACCCGGCTTAGTTGCTTGAACGGGTGCTTTGCGGGTTCGAAAAAATTCGCTAGACGTTTGATTTCGAATTGTGTCAGTTTTCTTGCGTCCTCAATTGGGCGAGTGATTGGACGATCTCGCCAGAGATTGTCTGTCTGACAAAAACTGTTCCATTGCAAACAAGGAAGTGTGTTTATGTCGAAAATCAAAACCAGCGCCATTGATTCTGCCGATCAACTCCTGTGGGCTCCGCAGCCCTTGGCCGCCCCCAGTACCGCATTCAACCAGATCAATAATTTCAGCCATCAATATGACCGGGGTGGGGACCTGACCATCAACGGCAAGCCTTCGTATTCCGTGGATGAAGCCGCCACCCAGTTGCTGCGTGATGGCGCGGCCTACCAGGATCGGGACGGCAGCGGCAAGATCGAGCTGACCTATACCTTTCTGACCTCTGCCTCCTCGAGCACCATGAACAAGCACGGGATCAGCGGTTTCAGCCAGTTCAGCGCCCAGCAGAAAGGCCAGGCGGTCCTGGCCATGCAGTCCTGGTCGGATGTTGCCAACGTCACGTTTACCGAAAGGGCCAGCGGCGGCGACGGCCACATGACCTTCGGCAACTACAGCAGCGGCCAGGACGGTGCGGCGGCCTTCGCCTACCTCCCTGGTACCGGCGCGGGGTATGACGGGACGTCCTGGTACCTGATCAACAGCAGCTACACCCAGAACAAGAACCCGGACCTCAACAACTACGGTCGCCAGACCCTGACCCACGAGATCGGCCACACCCTTGGCCTGGCCCACCCCGGCGACTACAACGCCGGTGAAGGCAGCCCGTCCTACGATGATGTCACGTATGCCGAGGACACCCGCGGCTACAGCCTCATGAGCTACTGGAGCGAAAGCAATACCGACCAGAACTTCAGCAAGGGCGGGGTCGAGGCCTATGCTTCCGGACCGTTGATGGACGACATCGCCGCCATCCAGAAACTCTACGGGGCCAACACCAGCACCCGTACCGGCGATACGACCTACGGCTTCAATTCCAATACCGGTCGCGATTTCCTCAGCGCTTCGTCATCGTCGGACAAGGTGGTGTTTTCGGTATGGGACGCGGGCGGACGCGATACGCTGGACTTCTCCGGCTTCACCCAGAACCAGAAGATCAATCTCAACGATGCCTCGTTCTCTGACGTTGGCGGCATGGTCGGCAACGTGTCCATCGCCCAGGGCGCAACCATCGAAAACGCCATTGGCGGCTCGGGCAGCGACCTGCTGATCGGCAATGAAGTGGCCAACGAGCTCAAGGGTGGTGCCGGCAGCGACATCCTGTGGGGCGCGGGCGGCGCGGACAAGCTGTGGGGCGGTTCGGGCTCGGACACCTTCGTGTTCGCGGCCAGTTCCGACTCGCGTCCGGGCGCCACGGACCAGATCCTCGATTTCGTCAGTGGCCTGGACAAGATCGACCTGACGGGCATCACCAACGGCGCAGGCCTGCATTTCGTCAATGCCTTCACCGGTGCGGCGGGCGATGCGGTGCTCTCGACCTCGGGTGGCAATAGCGTACTGGCGGTGGACTTCTCCGGCCATGGCGTGGCTGACTTCCTGGTCAGCACCGTCGGCCAGGCAGCCGTCTCGGACATCGTGGCCTGATATCGCTACCCTGGGGCGCTGGCGCTGGTCGTGTTGAAGACGCACGGCTGGCGCCAGCCCCCAGGGGCAGCGTTGGAATCAAGAAATGAGTAGAAATTCCATGCACCGTAGCGCCCCGGCAATCGCCTGGCTACTCGCTACCTCGCTATCGCTTTTTGGAGAAGTCGCCATGGCACGCAGCCTGTTGCTAGCAGAACCCTCACAGTTGGCTGGTGTCTGGCGGGCCGTCTTGTCTGGCCCCCAGGAAAATGCGCCGGCCCAGGCATTGCAGGACAAACCGTCCAACACTTGCACGATCGAGCTCAACGCGGACCAGAGCCTGGGCGGCCAGACCGATTGCCTGGGTCACTGGCTCGGAGATGAACCGGTGCATTGGTTCCCCGAACCCGATGGGCTTTCGCTGATCGGCAAACAGAATGCCCGGACACATCTGGGATTGCGCCAGACGGACCATTACCAGGTGACGCTGAAATCCGGATTGAAAATCCTGCTTGAACGCGATATCCCGCAAAGCGCGCGTTAAATCGTTCGTACAATATCGCCGATTTGCACTCGCTTGTTTGAACAGGTGCGAACAGGGGTGTGTGCCACTTGAATGAGTAGGGGTTGCACGAAAAATTGCCGAGGGACGATCAGGCACTTTTCGTACAAAGCCTGGAAGATTGGCAAGTTGCAGAGTTATCAACTCACTGGCAAAGCCAACAGCAAGGAAGATCGATGAACATGGCAAGGAGCGCTGCCGCGCTGCCGCTGATTAAAGCGCTGGGCGATTATAAGAATATTCTGTTGAGTGTCGGTTGTTTTACTGCGCTGATTAATGTCCTGATGCTGGCACCTTCGATATATATGCTTCAGGTGTACGATCGCGGGCTGTCTTCGCAAAACGAAACCACATTGGTGATGTTGTCGTTGATGGTGGTGGGGTTTTTCGTGTTCATCGGGCTGTTGGAAATGGTCCGCAGTTTCATCGTCATCCGCATTGGCAGCCAACTGGAGCGGCGCTTCAACCTCCAGGTCTACAAGGCCGCGTTCGAGCGCAACCTGTTCCAGGGCGAAGGCAACGCCGGCCAATCCCTGGGCGACCTGACCCATATTCGCCAGTTCGTCACCGGGCCGGCGCTGTTCGCCTTCTTCGATGCACCGTGGTTCCCGATCTATCTACTGGTGATCTACCTGTTCAATGTCTGGCTCGGCGTGTTCGCCACCGTCGGCACTTTGTTGCTTATCGGCCTGGCCTGCCTGAACGAAATCATGACCAGCAAGCCGTTGGGGCAGGCCAGCGGTTATTCGCAGCAGTCCAGCCAATTGGCCACCAGCCACCTGCACAACGCCGAATCCATCCAGGCCATGGGCATGCTCGACGCCTTGCGCAATCGTTGGTTTGCCGTGCACTCGCGTTTTCTCGGCCTGCAGAACCAGGCCAGCGATACTGGCGCGGTGATCAGCGCCTTCAGCAAGACCCTGCGCCTGTGCCTGCAATCCCTGGCACTGGGATTGGGCGCGGTGCTGGTGATCAAGGGCGACATGACCGCCGGCATGATGATCGCCGGCTCGATCCTGATGGGCCGGGTGCTGAGCCCCATCGATCAGTTGATTGCAGTATGGAAGCAGTGGAGCGGTGCCAAATTGGCTTATCGCCGTCTGGACGCGCTGTTGCGCGCCTACCCGCCCCAGGACGACACGATGCCATTGCCACCGCCCAAGGGCCAGGTGAGCTTCGAACAGGTCAGCGCCGGGCCTCCCGGACGACGCCAGGCGACCTTGCATCACGTCAGCTTCGGTCTTGCCGCCGGGGAAGTGCTCGGGGTGCTGGGCGCCTCGGGGTCCGGCAAGTCCACCCTGGCCCGGGCGCTGGTGGGGGTATGGCCGCTCCTGGGGGGCACGGTGCGGCTCGACGGGGCCGATATCCATCGCTGGAACCGCGACCAGCTGGGCCCGTACATCGGCTACCTGCCCCAGGACATCGAGCTGTTCAGCGGCACCATCGCCGAGAATATCGCCCGGTTTCGCGAGGCCGATCCGCAGAAGGTCGTTGCCGCCGCGCAGCAGGCCGGCGTGCATGAGCTGATCCTGCGCATGCCCCAAGGCTACGACACGCTGCTTGGAGAGGACGGCGGCGGCTTGTCGGGTGGCCAGAAACAACGGGTGGCCCTGGCCCGGGCGATGTACGACCGGCCGAGCCTGGTGGTGCTCGACGAGCCCAATTCCAACCTCGACACCGTCGGCGAGGCCGCCCTGGCCAGCGCCATTGCCCTGATGAAGGCCCAGGGCACCAGTGTCGTCCTGGTGACCCATCGTTCTTCGGCCCTGGCCCAGGCCGACAAGCTACTGGTGCTCAACGAAGGCCGGCTCCAGGCCTTCGGTCCGAGCCAGGACGTGCTGCGAGAGCTGTCCGGACAAGCCCAGGCCCCACGGGATAAGCCCCCGGCAGCGCCCAGCGGAGTGAGCATGAGCCGCCAGTATCACGCCAACCGCCAGCCCGGCAGCGTATGAACAAGGATCGCGATATGAGCCTCGAACATTCTTCGCGCTCGGGACAACACCTCGAGCGTCCCGAACGCGACGCCCGTTTTTTTACCCGCATGGGCTGGGCATTGGCGCTCATCGGCGCGGGCAGTTTTTTCACCTGGGCCAGCCTGGCGCCCCTGGACCAGGGCATCGCCGTGCAAGGCACCGTGGTGGTCTCAGGCAAGCGCAAGGCCGTGCAGTCGATGAGCAGCGGCGTGGTGAGCCGGATCCTGGTGCGTGAAGGCGAGGCGGTCAGGCAGGGCCAGGCGCTGTTCCGGCTTGACCAGACCCAGGCCGCTGCCGATGTGCAATCGCTGCAGGCCCAGTACCGCATGGCCCGGGCCAGCCTGGCGCGCTGGCAAAGCGAGCGGGACAACCTGGGCCAGGTGAGCTTCCCGTCAGAGTTGGGCGATGACCTGGATCCCCGCCTGGCGTTGGTGCTCGAAGGCCAGCGCCAGCTGTTCAGCAGCCGCCGCGAGGCCTTTGCCCGGGAGCAGGCCGCGTTGTGCGCCAGCATCGATGGCGCCACGGCGCAACTGGCGGGCATGCGTCGGGCTCGCAGCGACTTGAGCGCCCAGGCCGATTCGCTGCGTTCGCAACTGAGTAACCTGCAACCTCTGGCGGACAATGGTTACATCCCGCGCAATCGCTTGCTGGAGTACCAGCGGCAATTGTCGCAGGTACAGCAGGAGCTGGCCCAGAACGCCGGTGAAAGCGGCCGGGTGGAGCAGGGCATCGTCGAGTCGCGCCTGAAGCTGCAACAGCATGGCGAGGAATACCAGAAGGAAGTGCGCAGCCAGTTGGCCGATGCCCAGCTCAAGAGCGAAACCCTGCAACAGCAATTGAAATCCGCCGGCTTCGAGCTGCAACACAGCGAGATCCTTGCCACCGCCGACGGCATCGCCGTCAACCTCGGGGTGCACACCGAAGGGGCGGTGGTGCGCCAGGGCGATACCTTGCTGGAAATCGTGCCCCAGGGCACGCGGCTGGAGGTGGAAGGGCATCTGCCGGTCAACCTGGTCGACAAGGTGGGGCTTGATCTGCCGGTGGACATCCTCTTCACCGCCTTCAACCAGAACCGCACCCCCAGGGTCGCGGGCGAAGTCAGCCTGGTCTCGGCCGACCAGATGCTCGATGAGAAGACCGGCGAGCCGTATTACGTGCTGCGCAGCAATGTCGGCGAGCAGGCGCTGGAAAAGCTCAATGGCCTGGTGATCAAGCCTGGCATGCCGGCGCAGATGTTCGTGCGCACCGGCGAGCGCTCGCTGCTCAACTACCTGTTCAAACCGCTGCTCGACCGAGCCGGCTCTGCGTTGACCGAAGAATAAGGATGTCCGGTGGCATGAAGTATTTCCAGTGGTTGGCGGTGCTGGCCGTTTCCGCCTGCGGCAACGTCTGGGCCATGGGGCCATTCGAGATCTATGAGCAGGCCCTGCGCAACGACCCGGTCTACCTCGGGGCTGTCAAGGAACGCGACGCGGGCCTGGAGAACCGCGCCATCGGCCGTGCGGGGCTGCTGCCTCACCTGGGTTACAGCTATAACAAGGGGCGTAACCGATCCAAGGTGACCTATCTCAATGACCATGGCGCCAGTCAGCATGACAATCGCAACTACAGCAGCTACGGCTCCAGCCTGACCTTGCAACAGCCGCTGCTGGACTACGAGGCCTACGCGGCCTATCGCAAGGGTGTGGCGCAGGCATTGTTCGCCGATGAAAATTTCCGCAGCAAGAGCCAGGAGCTCCTGGTGCGGGTGCTGAGCCATTACACTCAGGCGCTGTTCGCCCAGGATCAGATCGACATCGCCCAGGCCAAGAAACGGGCGTTCGAACAGCAGTTCCGGCAGAACGAACACATGTTTCGCCAGGGCGAAGGCACGCGCACCGACATCCTCGAGGCCGAGTCGCGATACGAGCTGGCCATTGCCGAAGAAATCGAAGCCCGCGACGAGCAGGATGCCGCCTTGCGTGAGCTTGGCGCGCTGATCGGTGTGCCGGCGCTGGACATCGGCGACCTGGCGCCACTGAACGAGACCTTCCAGGTGTTCACCCTGCAACCGGCCAGTTTCGACAGCTGGCATGGCCTGGCGGTGAGCAACAACCCGACCCTGGCTTCCCAGCGCCAGGCGGTGGATGTGGCCCGCTTCGAAGTGGAACGCAACCGCGCCGGACACCTGCCCACCATCAGCGCTTATGCAACGATGCGTCAGAACGAGTCCGAAAGCGGCAACACCTATAACCAGCGCTACGACACCAACACCATCGGCCTGGAAGTCAGCGTGCCGTTGTATGCCGGCGGCGGGGTCTCGGCGTCGACCCGCCAGGCCAGCCGCAACATGGAACAGGCCGAATACGAGCTGGATGCCAAGACCCGCGAAACCCTGATCGAGCTGCGCCGCCAGTTCAGCGCCTGTGTGTCGGGGGCGAACAAGCTGCGGGCCTACCAGAAAGCCCTGAGTTCCGCCGAAGCGCTGGTGGTCTCCACCCGGCAGAGCATCCTGGGCGGCGAACGGGTCAACCTCGATGCGCTCAATGCCGAACAGCAGCTCTACACCACACGCCGCGACCTGGCCGAGGCCCGCTATGACTACCTCATGGCCTGGACCAAGTTGCACTACTACGCCGGCACCCTGGGGGAACAGGACCTGGCGAAAGTGGACGAGGCCTTCGTGACACGGGGGCAATAGCCGACCAAGGCAACCCAAGGATTCTTGCAACAACTAAGGATGGTTCGTGATGAAGACCGATAACAAGAAATACCCCTCGCTACCGGGGCGCCTGTTCCTGCCCAGGACGCTCAACCGCGCCATGCTCTGCGCCCTGGCTACCCTGGGCACGGCCCAGGCGGCGCCCTACGTCGAGGGTGGCCGGCCCGGGGATCCGGCCAGTTGGCGCAGCGCCGAATTCGATGCGCAGTGGGGGCTTGGGGCGATCAATGCACAGCAGGCCTACGCCGCCGGCTACACTGGCAAGGGCGTCAAGCTGGGTATCTTCGATCAACCGGTCTATGCCGCCCACCCGGAATTCTCCGGCACCGACAAGGTGGTGACCCTGGTCACCAGCGGCATTCGCGAATACACCGACCCGTACATTCCGGTGAAGGCCGGCGACCCGTTCCGCTATGACGGCTCTCCCACGGTGGGCTCCGATGGCAAGCTCGGCTCCCATGGTACCCACGTCGGCGGGATCGCTGCCGGCAGCCGCGATGGCGGGTCGATGCACGGCGTGGCGTTCGATGCGCAGATCATCAGCGCCGATAACGGCGACCCGGGGCCTGAAGACGGCATTATCCGGGGCAACGATGGCGCGGTGTACAAGGCCGGTTGGGATGCGCTGATTGCCAGCGGGGCTCGGATCATCAACAACAGCTGGGGCATCGGCATCACTGACCGCTTCGACCAGGGCGGCCGTGACCCGGCATTTGCGCATTTCACCGTGCAGGATGCGCAGTTGCAGTTCGACCAGATCGAACCGCTGCTGGGTACCCGGGCCGGGGGCGCCTACGAAGGGGCCATCGCCGCGGCCCGCAGCGGGATCGTCACCATCTTCGCCGCCGGCAACGACTACAACCTCAACAACCCCGACGCCATCGCGGGCCTGGCGTACTTCGTGCCGGACATCGCCCCCAACTGGCTGACGGTGGCGGCCCTGCAGATCAACCCTGACACCAGCAGTGCCGACCCGTACACCATCAGCACCTTCTCTTCGCGCTGTGGCTATACCGCCAGTTTCTGCGTCTCGGCACCGGGCACCCGGGTCTACAGCGCCGTGATCGGCGGCACCAGCCTGGACGACCTGACCGTGGGCTACGCCAACAAGAGCGGTACGTCCATGGCCGCGCCCCATGTGGCCGGCAGCGTGGCGGTGCTGATGGAGCGTTTCCCCTACATGACCGGTGCCCAGGTGGCCAGCGTCTTGCGCACCACGGCCACGGACATGGGCGCGCCGGGTGTCGACGCGCTGTACGGCTGGGGCATGATCAACCTGGGCAAGGCCATCGACGGGCCGTCGATGCTGGTGACCGCGCAGGATATACCCCAAGCGTTTCGGGTCGATGGCGCCTATGGCTCCGGCCAGTTCGTCGCGAATCTGCCGGGGATCGGCGCGGTCATCGATGCAGGCCTGCCCACCCAACGAGTGTGCAGTGGCATACAGTGCGGCCTGGATGTCTGGCGCAACGATATTTCCGGGCACGGCGGCCTGACCAAGGAAGGCATCGGCACCCTGGTGCTCACCGGTAACAACACTTACAGCGGACCGACCCTGGTCAACGAAGGGCGGCTGGCGGTCACCGGCTCCCTGGCCTCGGCCGTGACCGTGAACGAGGGCGGTATCCTCGGCGGCAACGGTCGCATCGCCAGCCTGACGGCGAAACGCGGCGCCAGCGTGGCACCGGGCAACTCCATCGGCACCTTGCAGGTGGCCGCAGACGTGACCTTCGAGCCCGGCTCGAATTACGCGGTAGAGGTGTCTCCTGTCTCCAGCGACCTGATCGTTGCCGGCGGCAAGGCCATCATCGACGGGGCGACGGTATCCCTGTCTCTGGAAAACAGCCCGACACTGCTCACCGCCGGTGAAGTGAAAAGCCTGCTGGGCCGGCAATTAAACATCCTGCAGGCGGCCGGCGGCATTGAAGGGCGCTTCGATCAGGTGTTGCCCGACTATGCGTTCCTGGGCGGCGACCTGGCGTACTCCGCCAGTGGCATCCAGTTGGCGGTGGCGCGCAACGCGACCTCCTTCAGCAGCCTTGGCCTGACGCCCAACCAGCGCGCCGTGGCGAGCGCAGCCGAGCAATTGGGGGCGGGCAACGCCTTGTATGAAGCGTTGTTGCTGTCCCCCAGCGCCGCGGTGGCGCAACAGGCATTCCAACAACTGTCCGGCGAGATCCACCCGGCCATCGGCACGTTGCTGATCAATGACAGCCGTCATCTGCGCGACGCGGTGATCGACCGGTTGCGACAGGACGCGCTGTACGACGCCGCCGCGCCGACCGATGCCGGCAGCAATGCCTGGGTCAAGGTCCTGGGAGCCTGGGGCAAAAGCGACGGCGGCAACGAAAACGCCAGTTCCACCAGCTCCATTGGCGGTCTGCTGGCCGGTGTGGATGGCCTGGTCGCCGACGGGACGCGGCTGGGCTTCGTCACCGGGTACAGCGACAGTTCGTTGAGCATGGGGGATGGCACCCACTCGTCAGCCAAGGCAGACAGCTATCACCTGGGGGCGTACCTGGGGCATGAGATCGATGCCCTGCGCCTGACGGTGGGTGGTGCCTACGCCTGGCATCGCATCGATGTCCAGCGCGACCTGCAATTCAACGAGGTGAACGGCCGGGAGAAAACCAAGCGTGATGCCCGCACCGCCCAGTTCTTCACCGAGGCGGCGTATCGCCTTGATCTTGAACCCGTGGCCCTGGAGCCGTTCGCCAACCTGGCCTATGTGCACCTGGACAGCGACAGCTTCCATGAGAAGGGCGACGCCGCGGCCTTGCGTGCCGGTGACGACCGTCGCGACGCGCTGCTGTCGACGCTGGGCGTGCGGGCCGGGCATACCCTGGCGTTGTCCAGGACGCAGCAGTTGCAGCTGTCCGGAACCCTCGGCTGGCAGCACAACCTGAGCGACACCCGTTCCGAGCAGGACCTGGCGTTCGTCGGCGGTGGCAGCACCTTCGCGGTGCAGAGCGTGTCCATGGACCGCAACGCGGCGGTGGTGGGGGCCCGTGCCGGGCTGGCGGTGGCCAAGGACGTCCAGCTCAACCTGGACTACAACGGCCTGCTCGGTTCCCGGGACAAGAACCACGGCGTCGGCCTGACGCTGGACTGGCGCTTCTGAAAACGTTGCCCGGCCGCTGCTGTGCGAGCGCGTCGGGCAAGGCATATCCACTCATTCCAACAACAAAAAGAGTGCAACAACCATGGGAATCTACGACTACAAGAACTTCGGCACCATCGAATCGAAGGCATTGGTCAGCGATGCGATGGCGATCATGCTGTATTCCTATCACAACCTCGACCACGGTTTTGCCGCCGGGTACCAGCAGAACGGCTTCGGCGCCGGCCTGCCCGCGACCTTGGTGACGGCCCTGCTGGGAGGCACCGACTCCCAAGGGGTGATTCCCGGCGTGCCATGGAATCCCGACTCGGAAAAGCTGGCCCTGGAAGCGCTGCAAAAGGCCGGCTGGACCCCCATCAGCGCCTCCCAGTTGGGCTATGCCGGCAAGGTGGACGGCCGGGGAACGTTCTTTGGCGAGAAGGCCGGCTATACCACCGCCCAGGTGGAAATCCTCGGCAAGTACGATGCCGACGGGCAGCTCAAGGAAATCGGGATTTCCTTTCGCGGCACCAGCGGTCCTCGTGAAAACCTGATCAGCGACTCCATCGGCGATGTAATCCATGATGTGATGGCCGCGCTGGGCCCCAAGGACTTCGCCAGAAACTATGTCGGCGAAGCCTTCGGCAACCTGCTCGGCGATGTCGCGGCATTTGCCCGGGCCCATGGCCTGACAGGCGAAGACGTACTGGTCAGCGGCCACAGCCTGGGCGGGCTGGCGGTCAACAGCCTGGCGGACCTGAGCGGCGACAAGTGGGGGGGCTTCTACAGCGGCGCGAACTACATCGCCTATGCATCACCCACCCAAAGCGCCAGTGACAAGGTCTTGAACATCGGTTACGAGAACGACCCGGTGTTCCGGGCGCTGGACGGCTCGACGTTCAACCTGTCGTCGGTGGGGGTACATGACGCGCACCAGGACTCGGCGACCAACAACATCGTCAGCTTCAACGACCATTACGCCTCGGCGGCATGGAACGTGCTGCCGTTTTCCATCCTCAACATCCCGACCTGGATTTCCCACCTGCCCACGGGCTACGGCGACGGCATGGGGCGGATAATGGACTCCGCGTTCTATGACCTCACCGGCAAAGACTCTACCATCGTGGTCGCCAACCTCTCGGACCCGGCACGCGGTAATACGTGGGTGCAGGACCTCAATCGCAACGCCGAGGCTCATACGGGCAGCACTTTGATCATCGGCAGCGACAAGGATGACCTGATCCAGGGCGGGCAGGGCAGCGATTACCTGGAGGGACGCGCCGGCAATGACACCTTTCGCGACAGTGGCGGCTAC
This genomic interval carries:
- a CDS encoding autotransporter serine protease — its product is MLCALATLGTAQAAPYVEGGRPGDPASWRSAEFDAQWGLGAINAQQAYAAGYTGKGVKLGIFDQPVYAAHPEFSGTDKVVTLVTSGIREYTDPYIPVKAGDPFRYDGSPTVGSDGKLGSHGTHVGGIAAGSRDGGSMHGVAFDAQIISADNGDPGPEDGIIRGNDGAVYKAGWDALIASGARIINNSWGIGITDRFDQGGRDPAFAHFTVQDAQLQFDQIEPLLGTRAGGAYEGAIAAARSGIVTIFAAGNDYNLNNPDAIAGLAYFVPDIAPNWLTVAALQINPDTSSADPYTISTFSSRCGYTASFCVSAPGTRVYSAVIGGTSLDDLTVGYANKSGTSMAAPHVAGSVAVLMERFPYMTGAQVASVLRTTATDMGAPGVDALYGWGMINLGKAIDGPSMLVTAQDIPQAFRVDGAYGSGQFVANLPGIGAVIDAGLPTQRVCSGIQCGLDVWRNDISGHGGLTKEGIGTLVLTGNNTYSGPTLVNEGRLAVTGSLASAVTVNEGGILGGNGRIASLTAKRGASVAPGNSIGTLQVAADVTFEPGSNYAVEVSPVSSDLIVAGGKAIIDGATVSLSLENSPTLLTAGEVKSLLGRQLNILQAAGGIEGRFDQVLPDYAFLGGDLAYSASGIQLAVARNATSFSSLGLTPNQRAVASAAEQLGAGNALYEALLLSPSAAVAQQAFQQLSGEIHPAIGTLLINDSRHLRDAVIDRLRQDALYDAAAPTDAGSNAWVKVLGAWGKSDGGNENASSTSSIGGLLAGVDGLVADGTRLGFVTGYSDSSLSMGDGTHSSAKADSYHLGAYLGHEIDALRLTVGGAYAWHRIDVQRDLQFNEVNGREKTKRDARTAQFFTEAAYRLDLEPVALEPFANLAYVHLDSDSFHEKGDAAALRAGDDRRDALLSTLGVRAGHTLALSRTQQLQLSGTLGWQHNLSDTRSEQDLAFVGGGSTFAVQSVSMDRNAAVVGARAGLAVAKDVQLNLDYNGLLGSRDKNHGVGLTLDWRF
- a CDS encoding HlyD family type I secretion periplasmic adaptor subunit; translation: MNKDRDMSLEHSSRSGQHLERPERDARFFTRMGWALALIGAGSFFTWASLAPLDQGIAVQGTVVVSGKRKAVQSMSSGVVSRILVREGEAVRQGQALFRLDQTQAAADVQSLQAQYRMARASLARWQSERDNLGQVSFPSELGDDLDPRLALVLEGQRQLFSSRREAFAREQAALCASIDGATAQLAGMRRARSDLSAQADSLRSQLSNLQPLADNGYIPRNRLLEYQRQLSQVQQELAQNAGESGRVEQGIVESRLKLQQHGEEYQKEVRSQLADAQLKSETLQQQLKSAGFELQHSEILATADGIAVNLGVHTEGAVVRQGDTLLEIVPQGTRLEVEGHLPVNLVDKVGLDLPVDILFTAFNQNRTPRVAGEVSLVSADQMLDEKTGEPYYVLRSNVGEQALEKLNGLVIKPGMPAQMFVRTGERSLLNYLFKPLLDRAGSALTEE
- a CDS encoding TolC family outer membrane protein codes for the protein MKYFQWLAVLAVSACGNVWAMGPFEIYEQALRNDPVYLGAVKERDAGLENRAIGRAGLLPHLGYSYNKGRNRSKVTYLNDHGASQHDNRNYSSYGSSLTLQQPLLDYEAYAAYRKGVAQALFADENFRSKSQELLVRVLSHYTQALFAQDQIDIAQAKKRAFEQQFRQNEHMFRQGEGTRTDILEAESRYELAIAEEIEARDEQDAALRELGALIGVPALDIGDLAPLNETFQVFTLQPASFDSWHGLAVSNNPTLASQRQAVDVARFEVERNRAGHLPTISAYATMRQNESESGNTYNQRYDTNTIGLEVSVPLYAGGGVSASTRQASRNMEQAEYELDAKTRETLIELRRQFSACVSGANKLRAYQKALSSAEALVVSTRQSILGGERVNLDALNAEQQLYTTRRDLAEARYDYLMAWTKLHYYAGTLGEQDLAKVDEAFVTRGQ